The Montipora capricornis isolate CH-2021 chromosome 3, ASM3666992v2, whole genome shotgun sequence genome window below encodes:
- the LOC138042572 gene encoding uncharacterized protein: MWLPGIILGFVVIIAMILFMLKLFRKAAGQEGPTNANMAMWDRLNQEEMQQLVGEIQDVADNVHQMNVRIENTVKKLRTAADFLDKVWQDCKIASAVGTGANITGGVLTIAGGVATIMTFGLATPLLIAGGALGVAGSCVNLGTTAVEESIKSSVIQEADEAVRNVNYTIENVKQRIRELKTGKSQARLVLLAALAIRMLGKDHLVVAFLKDLLRTDVLAKSLPTIVNALQSVKGLAFRALEKVTDAAKGGLIEGTSKQALSVGINVGARKCTDTGAKIGGGAANKVGANFVAKGARRMGKRVGSKAACKVGTKAVSKKVGNGITKQGTTAVGKATAKQAGGVIIGVSAAFLVLDAIDLAFTVRDLVTNEGSDAARILRCKADEYETILEEQENE; this comes from the coding sequence GGCAAGAGGGGCCGACCAACGCAAATATGGCAATGTGGGATCGCTTGAACCAGGAGGAAATGCAGCAGTTAGTTGGGGAGATTCAAGATGTTGCAGATAATGTCCATCAAATGAACGTCAGAATAGAAAATACCGTGAAAAAGCTCCGAACTGCTGCTGATTTTCTTGACAAGGTTTGGCAGGACTGTAAGATAGCTTCTGCTGTTGGGACTGGTGCCAACATCACTGGCGGCGTTCTAACCATAGCAGGAGGTGTTGCGACAATCATGACCTTCGGTCTTGCTACGCCATTGTTGATAGCTGGTGGGGCATTGGGAGTGGCCGGATCATGCGTAAACTTAGGTACAACTGCTGTCGAAGAGTCCATCAAATCATCTGTCATCCAGGAAGCAGACGAAGCCGTGCGAAATGTCAATTATACAATAGAGAACGTTAAGCAgcgtattagggagcttaaaacTGGAAAAAGCCAAGCTCGCCTGGTTTTACTTGCTGCCCTTGCCATCAGAATGCTGGGAAAAGATCATCTGGTAGTAGCTTTTCTTAAGGACTTGCTTCGCACTGATGTGCTTGCTAAAAGTCTCCCCACAATTGTGAATGCACTACAGAGCGTTAAAGGGTTAGCCTTTCGAGCCCTTGAAAAGGTGACAGATGCAGCGAAAGGAGGGCTGATTGAAGGCACTTCTAAACAGGCATTGAGTGTCGGTATAAACGTCGGGGCAAGAAAATGCACTGACACTGGTGCAAAAATTGGAGGCGGAGCAGCCAATAAAGTTGGTGCAAACTTTGTTGCCAAAGGCGCCCGAAGGATGGGAAAACGAGTGGGGTCGAAAGCAGCTTGTAAAGTTGGTACCAAAGCTGTGTCAAAAAAAGTAGGAAACGGCATCACCAAACAGGGAACAACAGCTGTGGGCAAAGCGACAGCAAAACAAGCAGGAGGGGTCATCATAGGCGTTAGCGCTGCATTCCTCGTTTTGGATGCTATAGATTTGGCTTTCACAGTCAGAGATTTAGTGACAAATGAAGGTTCCGATGCGGCGCGCATACTTCGATGCAAAGCAGATGAATATGAAACAATC